The Niallia alba genome includes a window with the following:
- a CDS encoding NCS2 family permease → MKTFIFSFFKLKESQTSIKTEVLAGVIGFFTVVYIVVVNSLILAEAGIPLEAAIVATILTSVVGCFLMGFYGNVPVLLVPGMGINALFSYTIVKSMSLTWQEALAVVFVSGILFMIVAFTKLAKVVSDSIPVSLKESITVGLGLFLMLIGLEKGGIVERGSNSIIALGSFSDLHVLATVLTFLISIILFLRNVKGNFLITIVVGTLIAWMFGLIEVNSGNSQSIHLQEYKTVFGHLSFDKLLTIPFWIAVFSLTMVLVFENIGLVNNHVQFINRPERFSKAFRANSISVFLSSFFGTSPTVATVESSASMTAGGKTGLTAVTTGVLFICSAFFIPVIKLIPDSAIAPILIIIGGLMLQNIRNLDLKDLSESFPSFFIIAMIPFTYSIADGMAIGFILYPILKIALGKAKEVSLPLYLISSLFLINFVLQYTH, encoded by the coding sequence TTTTTACTGTTGTCTATATCGTGGTAGTAAATTCCTTAATTCTGGCGGAAGCAGGTATCCCTTTAGAAGCAGCGATAGTAGCAACCATTCTTACTTCTGTTGTCGGCTGTTTTTTAATGGGTTTTTATGGGAATGTGCCTGTTTTGCTAGTACCAGGTATGGGAATTAATGCCTTATTTTCTTACACAATTGTAAAATCAATGTCTCTAACTTGGCAGGAAGCTTTGGCAGTTGTATTTGTCTCGGGTATTTTGTTTATGATTGTTGCCTTTACAAAATTGGCAAAAGTTGTGAGCGATTCTATCCCTGTTTCGTTAAAAGAATCAATTACGGTTGGTTTAGGCCTATTTTTAATGTTAATTGGTTTGGAAAAAGGCGGCATTGTAGAAAGAGGATCAAATTCGATTATCGCTTTAGGATCTTTTAGTGATCTACATGTACTAGCAACTGTGCTTACTTTTTTAATAAGTATCATTCTTTTCTTACGAAATGTGAAGGGCAACTTTCTAATTACGATTGTTGTTGGGACGCTAATTGCTTGGATGTTTGGGCTAATTGAAGTAAACAGCGGGAATAGTCAATCGATTCACTTGCAAGAATACAAAACTGTGTTTGGTCATTTGTCTTTTGATAAACTGCTAACGATTCCGTTTTGGATTGCTGTATTTTCTCTAACAATGGTACTTGTTTTTGAAAATATTGGTCTTGTAAATAATCATGTGCAATTTATTAATAGACCTGAACGTTTTTCGAAAGCTTTTCGTGCTAATTCCATTTCTGTATTTCTTTCTAGCTTTTTTGGCACAAGTCCAACTGTAGCGACTGTGGAAAGTTCTGCAAGTATGACCGCAGGTGGAAAAACAGGTTTGACAGCAGTAACGACAGGTGTTTTATTTATTTGTTCTGCATTTTTTATTCCTGTTATTAAATTAATTCCAGACAGTGCTATTGCACCAATCTTAATTATTATTGGGGGATTAATGCTACAAAATATCCGTAATCTGGATCTAAAGGATCTAAGTGAAAGTTTTCCTAGCTTCTTTATTATTGCCATGATTCCGTTTACTTATAGCATAGCTGATGGCATGGCTATTGGGTTTATTCTTTACCCAATTTTAAAAATAGCATTAGGCAAAGCAAAAGAAGTTTCACTTCCTTTGTATTTAATATCCTCATTGTTTTTGATTAATTTTGTGCTCCAATATACACATTAA